A portion of the Sus scrofa isolate TJ Tabasco breed Duroc chromosome 5, Sscrofa11.1, whole genome shotgun sequence genome contains these proteins:
- the SNRPF gene encoding small nuclear ribonucleoprotein F, with product MSLPLNPKPFLNGLTGKPVMVKLKWGMEYKGYLVSVDGYMNMQLANTEEYIDGALSGHLGEVLIRCNNVLYIRGVEEEEEDGEMRE from the exons agtTTGCCTCTCAATCCCAAACCTTTCCTCAATGGGTTAACAGGGAAGCCAGTGATGGTGAAACTTAAGTGGGGAATGGAGTACAAAGGCTACCTGGTGTCTGTAGATGGCTATATGAATATGCAG CTTGCAAACACAGAAGAATACATAGATGGAGCATTGTCTGGACATCTGGGTGAAGTTTTAATAAG GTGTAATAATGTCCTTTATATCAGGGgtgttgaagaagaagaagaagatggggAAATGAGAGAATAG